The window ACCGAATTCATCTTTACTTCCGTGAGCAACTAAATAATCCCAGTCTTCTTTCCTTTCCTCTATTGATAGATTAAGTTTTTCTGAGGCTTTTTTTGCTGCTTCTTTTACATAATTGCTTGATATTTCCCAATCTGCTATTACGATCACAATTTTTTTAGCTTTACTCATGTAGATATCACCTAACAAACTTGGTAATACAAACTTAAAATGTTAACGCTTGAATTCTACTTAGACACGTTAATATTTCGGTTAGAATTATTTAGAACTAGGTTTCAGCATGAGTGCGAAAAGATATCCACCTGAGGATGAGAGTGGGAATATAGAGTACAAACTTACACTTAGTGAAAATTATGAGGATAAACTTGAAAAATTATCAACACAGATCAAGTATAGAGTTAATGAGGGTGGTGGTGAAGCTCTATTTGTTCTCGGTGTGTCTGATGATGGTAAAGTCGTTGGTCTCTCGGAAGAAGAATACAGGAGATCTTTTGAACTCTTAAAGAAAGCTGCTGAGAAAGTTAATGTGAGAGTAGGAGAACTGAGAACTGAAAGAGTAAATCATGGAATTGTTGCACAAATACTGTTAAGAAGAACTAGGGAGGGGGATTATCCGATCTGTTTAACAATACCAGTCCTTGGAAATGCAGATAGTGGTAAATCAACAACAATAGGTGTTCTAGTTACTGGAGAACTTGATGATGGAAATGGAAAAGCTATGAGGATGGTTGCAAGATATCTTCATGAAATAAAAATGAGACGTACATCATCCATTGCTCACAGACTCTTAGGATTTGACGTTGATGGAAAGCCAGTGAATTATGAATTTGATTCACCACTTAATGAAGCAGAAGTATACTTGAAAAGTTTCAAGATAATAAGTTTTGTCGATCTAGCTGGTCATGAAAAGTATCTTAGAACAACGTTAAAAGGTGTAATGGGTCATGAGGCTGATTATTCAATGATGGTTATAGCTGCAAATTCAGGATTAGTAGGAACCACAAGAGAACATTTTGGATTAGCGGCAGCTCTTAAAATTCCTATATTTATGGTTGTAACAAAAATTGACATAGCACCAAGAGAAATACTTGAGGAGACTCTCGAAGGTATAAAAAGACTCGTAAAAATGCCAAGTGTTGATAAAATACCACTAATAATCAAAGGTATGGACGATGTAATCGTTGCTGCGGTGAACATGCCTAGTGGAAGAATAGTCCCCATATTTTTAATCTCTAATACGACAGGAGATGGACTTGCTTTATTAAGGAATTTTCTTAATTTATTACCCCCAAGAGTACGTTGGACTGAACAGCTTAATGAACCATTTAAGATGTATATTGATGAAAAATTCAACGTAACTGGAGTAGGTACTGTAGTAAGTGGGCTAATAATAGGAGGTAGTGTGAAAAATGGTGATGAATTACAGTTGGGTCCTATGAGCAATGGGAGTTACAAAATAGTAAAAGTTCGTTCCATACAGGTGAACAGAGTCCCAGTATCTAGCGCAATAGCTGGACAAGATGTAACGCTAGCTTTGAGTGGTGTAGAATATGATGAGATAGATAAAGGCATGGTACTCCTTAACACGAGCATGAAAATACGTCCCATTTGGAGTTTTGAAGCAAAAGCAACAATACTCCATCACCCTACAATGATACGCCCCGGCTACCAAGCAGTTTTACATTTACATTCAATAAGGCAATCGGTCATTTTTGAGTGGCTGAGCAAAAGTCCGCTTAGGACTGGTGACACTGCAACAGTAAGATTACGTTTCATGTATAGACCAGTTTATTTAGCCGTTAATGACAAATTTGTTTTTAGAGAAGGCAGAACGAGAGGTTTAGGATCTGTAACTAAAATACTTTAAAAGTTAAATTGCAGCTCAGTTAGACTTTTCTCATCACTTTTCAGAACCCGAGTTCTCAATCATTGCTGCACAAACAACCTAAGGTTGTTAGTTAAACAAAATATTTAAGTGTATCGAGTTATCTCACATACCTCTTAGGCCGAAAGATTTTAATTATCAACCTATAAAGCCTTCTAAGGAACCTTTACCTAGGAGCGTCTCAAAGTCTATTCCTAGTGCATCAAGCAGTTGTTCATATACTGTTTTCATATGATCAACGTATTTATCTACATCTATTTCATCGATTCGTGCTAATTGAACAGGCATTACGTTCGTATCGTTTCTATTCACTTTAACAAATGTAATTGTCATACCTTTTTTAACAGGCACTCCATATTTTTTAAGCATTAATGCAGCTTTAACATGTTGTGGAGTATTTTTATCATAATTTTCGGGGTCTTTTCCAAGTTGTGCCCTTATGGCAAGTTTATCGAGAGTTATTCGCCTACCTTTTAACATATGATACTGCTCACTTACGATTTTCCAAAGTTGTTCTTTTGCGTGCTCAAAATCGTCCGGCGTGTTAACCTTTGAGAGTATATCTATCACATTCTTAAAGGACTCTTTAAGAAAATCTGGTGTATCCCTCTTTTTACCCTTTAATCCTTTAACTTCAAAAGTCCCATCAGATAATATTCCAAAGTAATTCTTTTTCCTGTTAGAAAATGAAACGTACCTATAAACCTTATCTACATCAAGATCACTTTTTAATTCCTCCTCAGCCCATTTTATCAGAGTTTCCAACTGATTCTTAATTGGATTATAAATGAATAACGAATCGGTATCACCATATAGTATTTTTAATTTGAGTTCTTCAGCCCTTTTCATCGTACTCTCGATATATTCCCTACCAATAGCAGTTGTGCTTTCAGCCATAGGTGGACAATATAAGGCAAAAATCTCTGCACCAAATACACCGTATGAAGCATTAAGAATGACTTTCATGGCTGATTGGACAACATTAAATTGGAATCTGATCTCTTGAGATAAGTTCTTATCTTTTGATTTAGGCTTATACCAATTAACTCTTAGATCTCTTATTACACCTATAAGAATGCTAGTTAATCCTCTCTTTTTAGCACATACCCAATGCGGAGTATTAGGTATAGGACGCTTAATCTTACACTCATCATGATGACATCTGATAGTCTCATATGATAGATTCCAAACTTTTAATATTGAAGGATAAAGTGAGGCAAAATCAAGTACGACCACATTAAAATGAACACCAGGTACAGGTTCTATAACTTTAGCACCCATGTACTTTTTACCCTTGATCATAGCAGCTGTGGTAGCACCACCCTTAACATTTATTATCTCCTCTTTATTAGGTATAAGATAACCTCTCCTTCTATGCTCAAAATAGAACAGACTTTGAACCCACTTAGATACGCCCAGTCTAGTTACATCCTCGAGTGGTAATCGTGATATTCGTGCAAGTAGTAGCATAAGAACAATAACTAAACTATTATTAAACATAGTTAATTCCAGTGTGAGTTCAGCATCATGAAGACAGTATGCTGCTAACTCACTATAACTAAGCTCGTTAACAACTTTATCGATTTTAACTTTTCCCTTACCCAATAAAGCGTTAGAAATTGCCTCTAAATCCTCATCCTTATATTTATTACTAAAAGCATAAACTTTTATTGCCCTATTACTAAAGAACTTATAAAGATCTATGTGCACGCCTGGAACAACCATAGCAGCATCACGTGTAAGTATTATAGGAATTTTTTCTTTAGATATGCCAAGTTTTATAGCTCTATGCCAAAGATAATTAAGATCAAATGCATCACCATTAAAAGTTAAAACCATAGGATAATCAGCGATAACCTTGAAGACATCCATCAGAAGGTCACGTTCATTATCATAAAATTTAACCTCTGCCTCAAGTTTAACTTTTTTATCTTCATCTCGCACATCGTTACGTCTTAAGATATGAACAACCCTCAACCCATCACTACCTACAGCAGATACTGCTATCACAGATAATCTTGCCTCTTCAGCGTCTGGTAACGTGTTCTTCGTTTCCATTAAAACTTCTATGTCAAGAGCTACTCGTCTAATATCTATAATAGGATAGCTAAGTATTGAAGTCCATTCAATAAGAGCGTCTACATACTCAAAATCCTCCAATTCATTGGGAGATAACACTTTCCTAATAAGCTCATCTTCCATCTCTTTAGATAACATCACATTCATAGGAACTAAATTTCCATTAACTATGCGATACGCTAAACCAGGTATTAGCTGTCTATCATAAATATAACAATGATGATACCTAATTTTTGCCTCCCAATTTCTGGTGATAATCTCACGCAATGAATCCTTACTACCACCAACAGAAAGAGGATCCTTAGCAACAATCTTTGTCATTGTTACACTTTTATCCCTAAGTGCATCATAAAGCTTAACTCTTTCAAAATGATCAAACCCCTTATGACCGACAACTTTAACATTATTGCGCAAATCATCAGGAGAAATATCAGTATAAAAATAAGGCTTATGACCAGAATTATCATACCAATAGCAAATCTTCTTCGACTCAGGATCATAAAGTTTAACTAACGCACATCCCTTCTCACCATCATATATTACAGATAAAAGATAACAAGGTCCAGTATTTTGCGGCTGTGGAGCCTCATAGATCGTCCTACCCTTAACCAAAATTTCTTCTTCCTCACGTTCTCCTTCCTCTTCAGTGGACTCTTCTTTTTCTTCCATCATTTTATTCCAGTAAAGAAATACACAAAACCTTTAAAAGCTCTAACTTTTTCATATATTTCTTTCAATCATAATAAAATCAAGTAAATTCAATAAATATTTTCATAACAGATTATAATAAATATCTATTAACATGAAATTATACAAAAATATAATAAAAAATCAATTAAAACCAACTCATAATGTTATTCACGAAGAAACATGACATTATTATTCTTATTAATAAAAACTTTAAATAGAAGCACCTGAAAATGTGTGTCAACAGAGAAACTTTATAAGAAACAGCTTACTAATTTTTAATAGATAAAAATGGCTCTTGGACCTATGGAATGGATTGTAATTGGTATTATAGTAATAGCACTGATAATCTGGGGACCGAGTAAAATACCAGAACTAGCCCGCGCATTAGGACGTGCAAAAAAAGAATATGTGAAAGCAGCGGAGGAGGATAAATCCGAGACAGAAAAGATAGCTCAAAAACAAACAAGTGATGATAGGTTAATAGAGGTTGCAAAGAGTCTTGGAATTGATACAGAAGGTAAGACTACAGATCAAATTGCTAAAGAGATAATAGAGAAAACAAAAGGTAAAAAGAGTTAAACTCTACAGAGTGTAACGCTATGGTAAAGGATAAAGAGATGAGTTTACTAGAGCACTTAGAAGAACTTAGACAGAGGCTTAAAGTGATTATTACATCTCTCATAATCTCAACAGTTGTTTTTCTTGTATTTCCTGCGAATCCTTATGACCTATTAAATCCAGAGACTTGGGTGAGTGGATTATATAAGCCATTAATAGGCGAGATCTTAATTCAGATTAGGAATTATGTTGCGCCAGCTGATTTAAAAATCATAAGCTTGGGCGTAGGAGCACCGTTAGAGATATACCTCTTGGCATCATTACTATTCGGTTTTATTGTAACTTCTCCGATAATAGGTTATGAAATATATAAGTACATTGATCCAGCACTATATCCTCATGAAAGACAGGCAGTATATCCATTCGTAACAGCTTTTACAGTATTATTTATAGCGGGAGCACTATTTGGATTCTTTGTACTAGCTCCTTTTGTGATTTGGACTGTAATACCATTTTCACAATTTGTTGGATCTGAGCCGGTATTGTCAGTATCCGATTTTTATTCGGTTATATTTGTTACAATAGCATTTAGTGGAATAGGGTTCACATTCCCAGCGATATTTGTTCTTTTAGTGAGATTAGGGATAACAAATACGTCAATAATAACAAAAAATAGAAGATATTTTTATGCTGCGTTGTACATAATTACAGCAATAATTACTCCAGATGGTGGTCCATTAGCGGATTTAGCGTTATTTATTCCAATGGCAGTTATGATGGAAATCACTGTTCATATAGCTAAGAAGTATGAAAAACAACAAGCAGTGAGTATAGAAGAACCAATGAAAAGTGGAAAATCATGTAAGTTTTGTGGATACTTGCTAAAAAATAATGAAATATTTTGTCCTAAATGTGGTAGATCTCAAATTTAGCTTACTGGGCACGCTATCCATCCGCAATCTAAACATTTTATGCAATCATCCTCGTAAATGAGGCGTTTACTTCCGCATTCTGGACACATTTCGATCTTTTCTTTTTCTTTTGGTTTAGGTTCTAGTATGAATGCTGTATCAAGACCTTTTGTTTTTATAACATTCTTTTCAATTTCTGCTCTAACCGAACTCCTAGAGTTCAAAAGGTTTGTAATGTCTATTCCTAGAGATTGCATAAGTTTTAGTGTATTATTCTCTGTCAGTGTTACATATACGCCAGATTTCTGTGATGGTGTTATTAGTACTTGTGCACTTTTAGAGCCGTCCCTGTAGATTGTAATACTTTTTAGGCCAAGCTTATAACTGAATAAATATGCCTTTTCTACATCTTCTATTGTAACCCAGCTTGGCATGTTTATTGTCTTGCTTATGGATGCGCATATCCATATTTTTGCCTCAGCTTCAGCCCTTATATGATCCCACCAAGGTATGTCGTAAGCTACAAGGAATACTTTTCTTATGTCTTCAGGTATTTCATTAATACCTTGTGCTGATCCTCCATTATCGGAGATTTTCTTCAGTATTCTCTCATCGTATAACGCTCTCTCTTTTAATTGCCTTTCGAATTCTATATCTGTATAAAAGAATGCTCCAACTGTGACTCTTTTCTCATAGACTAAAGCAAATTGAGGTTCTATACCGGATGATACATCGAAAATCATGGATATAGAACCTGTGGGGGCAACTGTAGAGACCTCAGCATTTCTAATCCCATACTTGGCTATTTCTTTAGCTAGTTCGTCCCAGTCTAAGGTCCAATACTCTCTATGATAAAATCCATCGAAAGGCATTTCACCATCAACATAACTAGTTTGATTATAAATAGGAAACGGCCCCCTTTCTTTGGCATGCTCTATTGAGGCTTTCATAGCATAGTAAGTGAGGTTTTCAGTAATCCTTCTTATGAATGAAAAGCCTTCTTCACTATTATAAGGTATTTTTAGGGCGAATAATGCGTCTGCTAATCCCATGTAGCCTAAACCGATTTTTCTAGTAAGTTTTGTGGCATCATTTATTTTCTTACTGGGATATTTATTCACGTCTATAATATTATCTAAGAAGTGTGCAGCAACTTTTACTGCCTCTCTAAACTTTTCCCAATTAAAAACACCCTTATCATCCCTAAAATCAATAAAAGCGTATAAGTTTATAGAACCCAAATTACATGATTCATAAGGATATAATGGTTCTTCACCGCATGGATTAGTGCACCTTACATAACCCAATGCTTTTTTAAATACGTTTCTCTTATTTATGTTATCAAAGAATATTACACCTGGATCGCCAGTTTTCCATGCCATTTCTGCAATCATGTGGAATATCTTTTTAGGATCGACCTCTTTCCATACTTTTCCATCCCTTGGATTCCTAAGAGGATATGGTTTGCCAGATTCATAGTATTCCCAAAAATCTGGGGTTATCATTACAGAAATATTGTAGTTCACGAATGCTGTCTCACTTATTTTGGAGGTAATAAATTTCTCGATATCCGGATGCCATATTTCAAGAATTCCCATGTTCGCTCCACGGCGCTTTCCACCTTGCTTTATTACATCTGTTACTGTATCAATAATTCTCATGAAACTTACAGGACCTGATGCAACGCCTCTTGTTGAAAAAACTATATCACCTTCAGGCCTTAATTTAGAAAAATTAACACCAACACCACCACCTGATTTAAATATTATCGCTGCATCTTTTGCAGTATCCATTATCGATTCTATATCATCATTTATATCTAATACAAAACATGCAGAGAGTTGCCCAAGTCTAGCACCAGCGTTAAAGAGAGTTGGTGAGTTTGGCAAGAACTTCTTCTCAATCATGAGATTATAGTACTTAAGGTAGTTATCATAGTATTTATCAAATTCTCCTTTTAAAAGCATGTCCCAAAACTGAGACCATGAAACTTTCATTTTACCCTGTGTATTTAACTCATCATATAAGGATTTCATGCGTTCTAAATGATACTCATTCCATGTTATCATATATCCTGATGTGTTTTTCCCTAAACCAATCTTATGTTTCCACATCACAGGATTAAATTCTTCAAAAGCATGGATTGGCTGTTTACCATTTTTATCAAATATTTTCTCGTCATAAAGTATATCAGGTATCACTACCAAAGCAGCAACACGCTGAAACATTTGTTTAGGACCTTCAATCAATTTTCCATTCTCATCACGCAGTAAGTATCGTGATGCGAGAAGTCTTATTGCATTAAGGCTAAGACTCTTATCGACTTCATCTATATAATCTCTCTCGAGTAAAAGCATCTTCTCCTTCCTAATATTTTCTCTTTCCTTTCTATAGAGAATGTATGCCTTCGCAACCTCATAAAGACCATGCTTAACTAAAGCAAGTTCAACGATATCTTGAATTTCTTCAACATGTGGGTATACTCCACTCTCGCCAAAACGTTCATCAATCATGCGTAATACATATAAAACCACACTATGAAGTGTAGTCTCATCATACTTTCTAACACTAACCATTGCTTTCTTGATAGCATTCTCAATCCTAGATGGATCGAAATCAACAACTCTACCATCTCTCTTTACAACCTTTGTTACTCTCAGTTGCACTGCCATACAAACCCTCCAACTAGAACTAATACTCAGAGACTTATAAAAAGATATTTTACATACCTAATTTTCTAACATTTATGTTTTCACATGGAATATTTCAAAAAAATTCGTAAAAATGTTTAACTGAACCATTCAGAAGTAGGATCTACAAATAATAATATTTTCACTGTAAACAATTTTATATTGCGAGTATAAATTTTGATGTCTGTATATCGAAAATACAACACATTAGGGGTCTTTTTAGAGTTTAAAAAGACATACTTAAGATTTTTATGCTGATAAGAATTATCTTATGTGAACATGTCGATTCAAATATATAGATGCGCAAACTGTAATGGTCCTTTAGAGATCACACCTGAAACAATAGTTTCTGTTTGCGAATATTGCGGATATCCTAATTGGATTAATACTTCAGTAAAGACTGAAATAATGATCGTGCCATCAAAAAGTCGGGATGACATTATTAACGCTTTTCTAAACAGAGTAAACCGTGATTTCGATTTGAGTCATATTAAAAGTGAAATCTCAATCAAAGACGTACAAGGTTTCTATATACCTTATTGGATAGTTGAGATAGAAACGAAGGCACATTACGAGGGTTATAAAGTAGAAGTGAGAACAGGAGCGAGGGGTAGTATTGAAACAAGAAAGGTACATACTAGTGGAGAATTTTCTTTTACAAAAATTTATGGTCTACTAGCAAGAAGAGCGGTGGAAGATCTAGCAGTTGAAAATCTGGCACAACATTATATTAAGAGTGATGCTGTGAATGAGATGAAGTTAGATCAGGTCGATTGGTCCAAAATTAAACTGAAGGTACTAAGTGGAGAGTATGATGAAAAAACTGCTATAGTAGAAGCTAAAGAAAGGGCTTTCAATGAAGCCGAAAAGAAATCACAAGAAAAAGTTACTGAACTGACACGATTTATTTGTTACACAAATATTAAAAATGATCTTAAACCTAAACTTATACTCTTGCCATATTGGCTTCTTACATACAGTTATAAGAATAGTATTTTTAGATTCGTGGCATCTGGATGGGATGCTGAACCATTAGAGACTAGCGAACCTGTTCTTATTTACAGAAGAATTGTTTATTTACTTGGAATCTTTTGTGGAATCGCCATATCGAGTCTAACAGCACCAATAGTAATTCATAATCCA is drawn from Thermoprotei archaeon and contains these coding sequences:
- a CDS encoding GTP-binding protein encodes the protein MSAKRYPPEDESGNIEYKLTLSENYEDKLEKLSTQIKYRVNEGGGEALFVLGVSDDGKVVGLSEEEYRRSFELLKKAAEKVNVRVGELRTERVNHGIVAQILLRRTREGDYPICLTIPVLGNADSGKSTTIGVLVTGELDDGNGKAMRMVARYLHEIKMRRTSSIAHRLLGFDVDGKPVNYEFDSPLNEAEVYLKSFKIISFVDLAGHEKYLRTTLKGVMGHEADYSMMVIAANSGLVGTTREHFGLAAALKIPIFMVVTKIDIAPREILEETLEGIKRLVKMPSVDKIPLIIKGMDDVIVAAVNMPSGRIVPIFLISNTTGDGLALLRNFLNLLPPRVRWTEQLNEPFKMYIDEKFNVTGVGTVVSGLIIGGSVKNGDELQLGPMSNGSYKIVKVRSIQVNRVPVSSAIAGQDVTLALSGVEYDEIDKGMVLLNTSMKIRPIWSFEAKATILHHPTMIRPGYQAVLHLHSIRQSVIFEWLSKSPLRTGDTATVRLRFMYRPVYLAVNDKFVFREGRTRGLGSVTKIL
- a CDS encoding DNA-directed DNA polymerase I codes for the protein MMEEKEESTEEEGEREEEEILVKGRTIYEAPQPQNTGPCYLLSVIYDGEKGCALVKLYDPESKKICYWYDNSGHKPYFYTDISPDDLRNNVKVVGHKGFDHFERVKLYDALRDKSVTMTKIVAKDPLSVGGSKDSLREIITRNWEAKIRYHHCYIYDRQLIPGLAYRIVNGNLVPMNVMLSKEMEDELIRKVLSPNELEDFEYVDALIEWTSILSYPIIDIRRVALDIEVLMETKNTLPDAEEARLSVIAVSAVGSDGLRVVHILRRNDVRDEDKKVKLEAEVKFYDNERDLLMDVFKVIADYPMVLTFNGDAFDLNYLWHRAIKLGISKEKIPIILTRDAAMVVPGVHIDLYKFFSNRAIKVYAFSNKYKDEDLEAISNALLGKGKVKIDKVVNELSYSELAAYCLHDAELTLELTMFNNSLVIVLMLLLARISRLPLEDVTRLGVSKWVQSLFYFEHRRRGYLIPNKEEIINVKGGATTAAMIKGKKYMGAKVIEPVPGVHFNVVVLDFASLYPSILKVWNLSYETIRCHHDECKIKRPIPNTPHWVCAKKRGLTSILIGVIRDLRVNWYKPKSKDKNLSQEIRFQFNVVQSAMKVILNASYGVFGAEIFALYCPPMAESTTAIGREYIESTMKRAEELKLKILYGDTDSLFIYNPIKNQLETLIKWAEEELKSDLDVDKVYRYVSFSNRKKNYFGILSDGTFEVKGLKGKKRDTPDFLKESFKNVIDILSKVNTPDDFEHAKEQLWKIVSEQYHMLKGRRITLDKLAIRAQLGKDPENYDKNTPQHVKAALMLKKYGVPVKKGMTITFVKVNRNDTNVMPVQLARIDEIDVDKYVDHMKTVYEQLLDALGIDFETLLGKGSLEGFIG
- a CDS encoding twin-arginine translocase TatA/TatE family subunit, whose protein sequence is MEWIVIGIIVIALIIWGPSKIPELARALGRAKKEYVKAAEEDKSETEKIAQKQTSDDRLIEVAKSLGIDTEGKTTDQIAKEIIEKTKGKKS
- a CDS encoding twin-arginine translocase subunit TatC yields the protein MVKDKEMSLLEHLEELRQRLKVIITSLIISTVVFLVFPANPYDLLNPETWVSGLYKPLIGEILIQIRNYVAPADLKIISLGVGAPLEIYLLASLLFGFIVTSPIIGYEIYKYIDPALYPHERQAVYPFVTAFTVLFIAGALFGFFVLAPFVIWTVIPFSQFVGSEPVLSVSDFYSVIFVTIAFSGIGFTFPAIFVLLVRLGITNTSIITKNRRYFYAALYIITAIITPDGGPLADLALFIPMAVMMEITVHIAKKYEKQQAVSIEEPMKSGKSCKFCGYLLKNNEIFCPKCGRSQI
- a CDS encoding adenosylcobalamin-dependent ribonucleoside-diphosphate reductase, with the protein product MAVQLRVTKVVKRDGRVVDFDPSRIENAIKKAMVSVRKYDETTLHSVVLYVLRMIDERFGESGVYPHVEEIQDIVELALVKHGLYEVAKAYILYRKERENIRKEKMLLLERDYIDEVDKSLSLNAIRLLASRYLLRDENGKLIEGPKQMFQRVAALVVIPDILYDEKIFDKNGKQPIHAFEEFNPVMWKHKIGLGKNTSGYMITWNEYHLERMKSLYDELNTQGKMKVSWSQFWDMLLKGEFDKYYDNYLKYYNLMIEKKFLPNSPTLFNAGARLGQLSACFVLDINDDIESIMDTAKDAAIIFKSGGGVGVNFSKLRPEGDIVFSTRGVASGPVSFMRIIDTVTDVIKQGGKRRGANMGILEIWHPDIEKFITSKISETAFVNYNISVMITPDFWEYYESGKPYPLRNPRDGKVWKEVDPKKIFHMIAEMAWKTGDPGVIFFDNINKRNVFKKALGYVRCTNPCGEEPLYPYESCNLGSINLYAFIDFRDDKGVFNWEKFREAVKVAAHFLDNIIDVNKYPSKKINDATKLTRKIGLGYMGLADALFALKIPYNSEEGFSFIRRITENLTYYAMKASIEHAKERGPFPIYNQTSYVDGEMPFDGFYHREYWTLDWDELAKEIAKYGIRNAEVSTVAPTGSISMIFDVSSGIEPQFALVYEKRVTVGAFFYTDIEFERQLKERALYDERILKKISDNGGSAQGINEIPEDIRKVFLVAYDIPWWDHIRAEAEAKIWICASISKTINMPSWVTIEDVEKAYLFSYKLGLKSITIYRDGSKSAQVLITPSQKSGVYVTLTENNTLKLMQSLGIDITNLLNSRSSVRAEIEKNVIKTKGLDTAFILEPKPKEKEKIEMCPECGSKRLIYEDDCIKCLDCGWIACPVS